A genomic region of Anopheles coustani chromosome 3, idAnoCousDA_361_x.2, whole genome shotgun sequence contains the following coding sequences:
- the LOC131272758 gene encoding GRIP and coiled-coil domain-containing protein 2, producing the protein MNTSQGPDQDAARKPSPFDNLSREDLVKKCKGLLGIAQKAKQVKDECLEENRRLKEQLSHYETQKNADKECIKAMQEVADSYMDQKLQATMKVDELEKQLQKLKTQLIDEQSSHEKNSEKLRANIEELKKELDAFKENATDYTKEATDAAERIKELEEENAKLEKERVAIEQELIKVKGSQTVLGDSVHSTREEKLIRKLKLYKAKVQEINAKLLILKSDRKILLKTVKEYSEQVPKWQKELVNASNVLFDKIRTIELEKSDLEERLSKQVKLSDDLQAENVELNRRLSSFSPGANNSSTTHVEEENGTNLTTVGDVNQIAVMRKQLEDLNAQYVDMEKANQQMLSEYETKLQLERDEKENLRKDLHSQANSELLEKADKRVENLEKEVKVLQEKLEQTTEQVERNSKRQELIENDLKAKEQELESSEKEKLHLASKLEEAGKLAAQLKLEVIELQSSIDTMSEKLVETVQRSADLEEVALKFSEEKVKLEKTTAKLEERKAVMQKLIVENENLEAQLGQLAEKLKNSIAKSNQLEERNKQLEDTLASSRKQLEELDAERIRLSDDLKHAQAQEAQKVEEISLRLNEKCSFIAELQRENEALSEKWNELAVEERQTREANDKEMQQQVKQLEEELASSNGKQDVLKSENAELLSELKEINEILKERGEVINLQVSKIAELQEKLSRVETVDVEPLKHQIENLQRTVDEKDAELERQRDELATIRDRSNISFDAQSDVMSTSTISRVEDVARMREVDESFEEKYIKLRSLAVKLKRKVAEQTVMLQKYEKEASNAAAIVGAVVTTTNPVAVDATAQQQTVNKNLQTLQAENDRLEDRLENLRQEMVTLHEELDRKTVELATMEQLQKDVKETGKDRSTLESAIREYQTQIQNLKREKDAFQLAKREIDAENQRLKASLKSKEKELADEQELQRELKAELDRTKLAVKKANVLSLEMEAYERSLNELNTKLEAKKTLVRELEGTIDVQEQSIKSLKQQLVLLEESLESQQKHSRELKQEADTMQGKLRQSEHQRVELMGQLEELGDEHDRLKQRVENNRVELEQMAADKEQVCGALEVEKSNLLKKNLTLEDELNVLRKAIVEKQQEVEDVRTEFASYKIRAQSVLRQNQSKDSSREKELEEELDQVQRSLEAVEAKQQVLLKQIGDLSKANEELRSERERTQNRCKELLALLEESRLQNESLLEETRKTNLEHQETLKTHRIQNETLIQCYKKQLEELQEAHNRELEQLQTTARHRAEATLDGPSVSVRVNLQNSNSFIPIALAGGRQGGGDRSSFTDEQRVNLLLMEREEGEGSESTSLGTALATSGTAAGTLRRNLSSTSTVRGRSNRDVIPLDELLNSSFEETASVVLGDGEGDQSSSSFFGREPSPTVELQHTKEQLSKQESRVRHLTAVLAEAEQDLAKLTQLNEMLKEEVRRQQRSIEREAHVHNSEYLKNVIFKFITLNNGDERSRLVPVLNTILKLSPEETQKLQNVAKGTDAASRGWTGLLWS; encoded by the exons GATGCTGCCCGCAAGCCCAGTCCCTTCGACAACTTGAGCAGGGAGGACttggtaaaaaaatgcaaaggaCTGCTTGGGATTGCCCAGAAGGCCAAGCAAGTGAAGGACG AATGCTTGGAGGAAAACCGCCGCCTAAAAGAGCAGTTGAGCCACTACGAAACGCAGAAAAATGCGGACAAGGAGTGTATCAAGGCTATGCAGGAAGTGGCCGATTCATATATGGATCAGAAGCTCCAAGCGACTATGAAAGTCGATGAGCTGGAAAAGCAActgcaaaaattgaaaacacagCTCATCGATGAGCAATCGTCGCATGAGAAAAATAGTGAAAAACTTCGAGCCAACATTGAGGAACTTAAGAAAGAGTTGGATGCTTTCAAAGAGAACGCAACGGATTACACAAAAGAGGCCACCGACGCCGCCGAACGTATCAAGGAGCTCGAGGAGGAGAACGCGAAGCTGGAGAAAGAACGTGTGGCGATTGAGCAGGAACTTATCAAGGTGAAGGGAAGCCAAACAGTTTTAGGTGACTCCGTCCATTCGACAAGGGAAGAAAAGTTGATACGCAAACTAAAACTATACAAGGCAAAAGTGCAAGAAATCAACGCAAAGCTGCTGATCCTAAAGTCGGACCGGAAAATCCTGCTCAAAACTGTCAAAGAGTATTCGGAGCAGGTACCCAAATGGCAGAAGGAACTGGTCAATGCGTCAAATGTTTTGTTCGACAAAATTCGCACCATTGAGTTGGAGAAAAGTGACCTCGAGGAACGACTTTCAAAGCAAGTCAAATTATCAGATGATCTACAAGCTGAGAATGTAGAACTGAACCGTCGACTGTCGTCTTTCTCACCTGGCGCAAACAATAGCTCCACTACACACGTTGAGGAAGAAAATGGCACAAATTTGACTACCGTTGGTGATGTGAATCAGATTGCTGTGATGAGAAAACAACTGGAGGATTTGAACGCTCAGTATGTTGACATGGAAAAAGCAAACCAACAAATGCTGTCAGAATACGAAACCAAACTACAACTTGAACgtgatgaaaaagaaaatttacgaAAGGACCTCCACAGCCAAGCCAATTCAGAGCTACTAGAGAAAGCTGACAAAcgagtggaaaatctagaaaaagaagtgaaagTGCTGCAAGAAAAGCTGGAGCAAACGACAGAACAAGTAGAGCGCAACAGCAAACGTCAAGAACTGATTGAAAATGACCTAAAGGCCAAGGAACAGGAGCTTGAAAGCAGCGAAAAGGAGAAGCTCCATCTCGCTAGCAAACTAGAAGAAGCTGGTAAATTAGCTGCGCAGTTGAAGCTCGAAGTCATCGAACTACAAAGTTCGATAGATACCATGTCGGAAAAGTTAGTTGAAACTGTGCAAAGATCAGCCGATTTAGAAGAAGTTGCTTTAAAGTTTTCGGAAGAGAAAGTAAAGTTGGAAAAAACTACCGCAAAGctggaggaaagaaaagctgTGATGCAGAAACTTATcgtagaaaatgaaaatctgGAAGCACAGTTGGGTCAGTTGGCTGAAAAGCTGAAAAACAGCATCGCCAAATCCAACCAGCTGGAGGAACGTAATAAACAGCTGGAGGATACGTTGGCATCGTCAAGAAAGCAGTTGGAAGAGCTTGACGCCGAAAGAATACGTCTCAGCGATGATCTGAAACATGCGCAGGCACAGGAAGCACAAAAAGTGGAAGAAATTTCACTGCGTTTAAACGAAAAATGCAGCTTCATAGCTGAATTACAACGGGAAAATGAAGCATTGTCGGAAAAGTGGAATGAATTAGCGGTGGAAGAGCGGCAAACTCGCGAAGCGAACGATAAGGAAATGCAGCAACAAGTGAAACAATTGGAGGAAGAATTAGCATCCTCAAATGGTAAACAGGATGTTTTAAAATCGGAAAATGCTGAACTACTGTCTGAGCTGAAGGAAATCAACGAAATACTTAAAGAACGTGGTGAAGTCATTAATCTGCAAGTCTCTAAAATTGCTGAACTCCAGGAGAAACTTTCCCGCGTCGAAACGGTTGACGTGGAGCCATTGAAGCACCAGATCGAAAACCTCCAACGTACGGTTGATGAGAAAGATGCGGAGCTGGAGAGACAACGGGACGAGCTCGCGACGATAAGGGATCGGTCGAACATAAGCTTCGATGCACAAAGTGATGTAATGTCCACGTCGACCATTTCGCGCGTCGAGGACGTTGCGCGGATGCGTGAGGTGGATGAAAGTTTCGAAGAAAAGTACATAAAGCTGCGATCGCTAGCAGTGAAACTGAAGAGAAAGGTCGCAGAACAAACGGTTATGttgcaaaaatatgaaaaagagGCATCCAATGCTGCCGCTATTGTTGGCGCTGTGGTCACTACTACCAATCCGGTGGCAGTCGATGCCACggcacaacaacaaacagtgAACAAAAACCTACAAACATTGCAGGCCGAGAACGATCGTTTGGAGGATCGGCTGGAAAACTTGCGTCAGGAAATGGTAACGCTCCACGAGGAACTCGATCGCAAGACAGTTGAACTGGCCACGATGGAGCAGCTTCAGAAAGATGTTAAAGAAACCGGCAAAGATCGTTCCACGCTAGAATCCGCCATTCGGGAGTACCAAACGCAGATACAGAATTTGAAGCGAGAGAAAGACGCATTTCAGCTGGCAAAGCGAGAAATCGATGCCGAAAATCAGCGCCTTAAGGCAAGCTTAAAGTCCAAAGAAAAGGAACTTGCCGACGAGCAGGAGCTGCAAAGAGAGCTGAAAGCAGAGCTCGACCGTACCAAGCTAGCGGTCAAGAAAGCAAACGTACTAAGCCTTGAGATGGAAGCGTACGAGCGGTCGTTGAACGAGCTAAACACAAAGCTGGAGGCCAAGAAAACGTTGGTCAGGGAGTTGGAGGGTACCATCGACGTGCAGGAGCAATCGATCAAAAGCCTCAAGCAGCAGTTGGTCCTGCTGGAGGAAAGTCTCGAGTCGCAGCAAAAGCATTCGCGCGAGCTCAAGCAGGAAGCCGACACGATGCAGGGTAAGCTGCGCCAGAGCGAACATCAGCGGGTTGAGCTGATGGGACAGCTGGAGGAGTTGGGCGACGAGCACGATCGCCTGAAGCAGAGGGTGGAAAACAATCGCGTCGAGTTGGAGCAGATGGCCGCTGATAAGGAGCAGGTGTGCGGTGCGCTGGAGGTAGAGAAAAGCAATCTTCTTAAAAAGAACCTTACACTGGAGGATGAGCTAAACGTGTTGCGGAAAGCGATCGTGGAAAAGCAGCAGGAGGTTGAGGATGTGCGCACCGAGTTTGCAAGTTATAAGATTCGGGCGCAGTCGGTTCTACGACAAAACCAAAGTAAGGACAGCAGTCGAGAGAAGGAGCTGGAGGAGGAGCTCGATCAAGTGCAACGGTCGTTGGAAGCGGTTGAAGCGAAGCAACAGGTTCTATTGAAGCAGATCGGCGATCTGTCCAAGGCCAACGAAGAGTTGAGAAGCGAAAGAGAGCGCACTCAGAATCGATGCAAGGAACTGCTTGCACTACTGGAAGAGAGTCGTCTGCAGAATGAATCGTTGCTGGAAGAAACACGTAAGACGAACCTGGAACATCAGGAAACGCTAAAAACGCACCGCATTCAGAACGAAACGCTAATCCAGTGCTACAAAAAGCAGCTGGAGGAGCTGCAGGAAGCGCACAACCGAGAGTTGGAGCAGCTGCAAACTACGGCGCGACACCGTGCTGAGGCGACGCTGGATGGCCCAAGCGTGTCGGTCCGAGTGAATCTACAAAACAGCAATAGTTTCATCCCAATTGCACTGGCAGGGGGGCGGCAAGGTGGAGGAGACCGGTCTAGCTTTACCGACGAGCAAAGGGTGAACCTGCTGCTAATGGAACGCGAAGAGGGCGAGGGTTCAGAAAGCACCAGCCTTGGTACGGCGTTGGCCACATCCGGTACGGCGGCGGGCACGCTGAGGAGAAACCTGTCCTCCACTTCCACAGTGAGGGGACGCAGCAACCGGGATGTTATTCCGCTGGACGAGCTGCTGAACTCCTCGTTCGAAGAGACGGCATCGGTAGTGCTCGGGGACGGCGAGGGCGaccagtcgtcgtcgtcgtttttcGGTAGAGAACCATCCCCCACGGTGGAACTTCAGCACACCAAAGAGCAGCTCAGCAAGCAGGAAAGTCGCGTACGTCATTTGACGGCGGTGCTGGCCGAGGCGGAGCAGGATCTGGCCAAGCTAACGCAGCTGAACGAGATGCTGAAGGAGGAGGTCCGCCGGCAGCAGCGTTCCATCGAGCGAGAGGCACATGTGCATAATTcggaatatttgaaaaatgtgataTTCAAG TTTATAACACTAAATAATGGAGACGAGAGGTCGCGACTGGTGCCGGTTTTAAATACCATCCTCAAGCTTAGCCCCGAAGAGACACAAAAGTTACAGAACGTAGCCAAAG GCACCGACGCAGCATCCCGTGGTTGGACTGGTCTCCTGTGGAGCTAA